The nucleotide sequence AGTGAGGAAGTGAAATAATGGATACTCGCCTCCTTGCCAAAAATGCCACCGCTTTAGGAATTTCCAGCATTCTGGCCAAATCCATCGCCGCTGTCCTGGGTATCCTGGTTACCCGCTATTTAGGCCCGGAATCTTATGGAGATTACTCCACAGCCTATGCTTATGTAGGAACCTTCATCCTCTTTGCCGAGTTGGGCATCAGCCAGCTGATGGTTCAGGAAGGAGCCAAGGATCCTGCTGTTCTGCCCCGGTATTTCGGCAACACCCTTTTGCTGAAGACCCTGCTCTGCGTCTTATGTTATCTGGCCATGCTGGTCTTTATGTTTCCGGCAGGATACAATGAAACTGTAAGACTGATGATCGTCTTTGTAGGAGTTGCCGTTTGCTTTAACGCCATCAATCAATCGATCTATAATTATTATCAGGCTGTGCAAAAAATCTATCTCTCCGCATCCTTTCAATTTCTCACCACCCTGCTGATCGCCCTTTTTACCATCATCGTTCTGGTGGCCGGGTTAGGTGTGGTCTCCATTACCTTTGCCCATCTGTTCAGTTACATCATCATTACCATCCTCCTCTATCTGGCTCTGCGGAAAGAAATCAAACCCCGGACGGATCTTCCCCATCTGGCAGGAATGGTTTGGAATGGGCTGCCTTTTGGGGTGCACCGGATTTTCTATTACCTTTTTACCCAATTCAGTATTCTTATCCTCTCTTTAACCGTCAGCAATGTGGAAGTAGGGATCTTCTCCGCGGCCTATAAACTGGTTCTGATTTTGATCTTTATTCCCAGTCTCATGACCAGTGCTCTCTATCCCATCCTTTACCAATTGGGAGATACGGACCGGAGCCAGCATCAGAATGTAATCGAAAAGGTCTTCAAGGTCCTGTCTGCTGTGGGCATTGCCGGCAGTATGCTGATGTTTGTCCTGGCGGGACCCCTGATGGAATGGTTATATGACGGGAAATTCAATGAAGCCATTCCCATTTTCATGATTGTGGCCTGGCTGCTGGCCTTGGAGTGTATGAGTTTTTCTCTGGGCGACATTCTTACCACCACCGGCCGCCAAATGCAAAGAACCCTGGTTCAGGGGCTGGCTCTGCTGCTGCTTACAGTGCTGACCTATGCTTTAAACCCTGTAATGGGTATTTACGGAGCTGCTTATGCGGTCATTATCGCTGAGGTCTTTATCTTTTTCGCCTATTATTACATGATCAGAAAGAATGTCTATAAGATTCGCATCTGGCGGCAGCTGCCCGGCACATTGATTTCCTCTTTGCTTATGGCGGGAACCGCCTGGCTCTTGATTGGCTTTCATCCTTTGCTCTCCGCTTCCCTGGCCGGGATCGTCTTTTGTCTGGCCATTGCCATCCTGGACAAGGATTTCCGCAGAATCGGTGTATACATTCTAAAACGTGTGACAGGAGGCCGATAACCCATGATTCAGTGGACAGTATTGCTGTTAACCCTCCTCGCTCTTGGTATTCTCATTGTGAAAAAGCCCCTTTGGCTGATTCCCTTGCTGGGGGCCGCCGTGGCCTTGGAGATCTCCAGCACCTGGTATCCGGATCTTGGTATCCTGGAAAAGGTCTTGGGGGAAGTTTCTCTGACACGCTTTACCAGTATCAGCATTGTTCTGGCGGCTTGTTTACGCGTGTTTTTCGAAGTGGAGATACGGGCCAGGCTTATTGCCTTCTTCAAGGACCCGGTAACCTTGATTCTATTGCTTTATATCGCCTATGGGGCTTTAAGCTTAGTATATTCAGCAGATATGGGCAATACTGTAAAGGAAATCCTGCGCCTCCTGGTGCTTTTTGCCGTGTTTCTCTCGATTGCCCTGCTTCTGGATCAGGACTCCATTCTTCTGCCTTTCCATGGGATTCATCTCGCTGCCTTGGCCCTGCTGCCGCTGGCTCTTTATGAAGGAATCTCCGGAAATCTGATCTGGCAGGGTGAGAACCTTTTAAAAGAACATACTTTACGGGTTAACGCCACTTTTGTCGACCCCAATATTTATGCCCGTTTTCTCATTTTAGGCATTGTGGCTAACTTCGTCATCCAGATCTTTACTCACAACCGGCGGATTAAGCTTATTTATTGGGCATGCCTGCCTCTTTTACTGATCCAGCTGCTTTTGACAGGTTCCCGGGGAGGTATCCTGACCTTAGGGATGGTGCTGGTGCTGGCATTATTCTTCCTGCCCAATAAAAAGAACACCCTTTACTTTTTAGGTGCCTGTGCCCTGGGTGCGGTCGTGCTGCTCTTGATTCGTCCTGAAATCTGGGAACGGATGCTTTTGTTCACTCAGGATCTGGAGGTGTCCAGCCCGCAACGCTTATACCTCTGGCAAGCCGGGATTGCCATTTTTACGGATCACCCCTGGCTCGGCACAGGTTTAGGCAGTTTCCAGACGGTCTTTCTCCAGGATTACATCCATCTGAAAAATATTCCCGACGGAGCGACCTTATCCCATACCACCATCCTGACCATTGCCTCTGAACTGGGAGTATTAGGGCTTCTGGTCTTAACTGCACTATGGGTGGCTATCTTGGGCCGTCTCTATACCTTATACAACCTAAATCGAGCCCACCTCAGCGTCTTCAGTGAAACCAATGAAAAATACTCCGTGGCCGCCGGCTACTTCCTCTGGGCTATGACCGTGTTCATCAGCTCCCAGGGGGAAGGCCGCTTCTTTGAGGATCCCGTCCTCTGGCTCAGCTGCGCGGGACTGGTCTTCCTGCGCCTACGGCAGGAAAGCTATCGGTACAGCGTAAGTGAATAATGGGGACAGGTACCGTTATTCAAAGGCCTGCACTGCTGCTGCACGACCCAAACAATGACCCGAATTTAAGTTTAGGAGATACCCACAATGCGTATTCTGCTGCTAACTCAATACTTCCCACCGGAAAAAGGAGCTGCCCAGGTCCGCCTTTGGGAGCTGGCCAAAGGCTTGCATCATCAAGGCCATGAGGTTACCGTCGTCACTGCCTTCCCTAATCATCCCACCGGAATCATCCCTGAGGAATACCAGGGGAAGCGGTTTATGCAGGAAGAGATGGCAGGGGTCAAAGTACTGCGGACCTGGATCTACCCTGTAAAGAGAGGCCGGTTCTGGCTGCGCCTGCTTAATTATTTTTCCTTTGTCTTTTCTTCTCTCTACGGTATTGCCCGTTCCGGCCAACATGATTTGATCATTGTGGAGTCCCCGCCCCTTTTTATTGGCTTCTCCGCCATCTTTGCCTCCTGGCTGAAAAAGGCTCCTTATATTTTCAATGTCTCTGATCTTTGGCCGGAATCTGCTGTGCAGCTGGGGCTGGTCACCAACAAAACCATCATCCGGGCCACCGAATGGTTGGAGGGATATTTCTACAAAAAAGCGTATAAGCTATCTGCACAAACCCAAGGCATCGTAACGGGGCTGAAACGCAAAAACGTTCCCCCGGAGGATATCCTCTTTCTCCCCAATGGCGTGGATACGGAGCTTTTTCAACCACGGCCAAAGGATCGGGACCTGGAAGAAAGTCTGGGGCTTGCAGGCAAAACCGTGATCCTCTATGCGGGAACTATGGGTTACGCCCACGGTATAGAAACCGCTTTGGAAACAGCAGATATCTTACGAAATGACGAGGAGCTCTTCTTTCTTTTCGTGGGAGACGGCTCCGAGCGTCCCAGGCTGGAGGAGATAGCCCGGGAGAAAAAGCTGCCTAATGTGCGTTTTATCGATTTTCAGCCCTTAGAGGTTATCCCCCGCTATTACTCCCTCAGCAGCATTAATCTCTCCACCTTGAGGCGGTACAAGCTCTCTGAAGGGGTACGTCCTTCAAAGGTCTTTCCCGCTCTGGCCAGTGGTCAGCCCCTCATCTATGTGGGTGAGGGAGAAGGCGCCGAGATCGTTAAAGAAAGCGGCGGCGGCGTGGTTCTGGAACCCGAGAATCCGGAGCTTCTGGCCCGCACCATCCTGGAGCTGAAAAGGGATCCCGAAGGATGCCGGGCGATGGCTGAGCAAGGGCGGGCTTATGTGATAGAACATTATTCCTGGAACAGCCTCATTCGCAATTGGCTGAAGCAGCTGGACTCAAGTAAGGAGGCATACTGATGGGCTTTAAACGCCTTTTGGACCTCATCATAGCCATACCGTTGCTTATATTTATCTCGCCCCTTTGGCTTTTCATTGTGGCCTGGATTAAAGTGGATTCACCGGGCCCGGCTATTTTTCGCCAGCAGCGGGTGGGCCTTAAGGGAGAACCTTTTACCATTTATAAATTCCGCACCATGGTACCGGATGCGGATCGAGTGATGAAAGCCAAGATCGAGCAACTGAAAAAAGAAGGCAAATTCAATGCGGATGAATTCGTCTTCCAGGAAAAAGATGATCCCAGGATTACGGGAAGCGGCCGCTTTTTACGCAAAACCAGCCTTGATGAACTTCCCCAGCTCCTCAATATCGTCAATGGAACCATGAGCTTGGTCGGACCTCGTCCTGAGGTGCCGGAGATTGTGGAGCAATACACCCCTGAACAACGCCAAAGGCTGAATATGCCTCCCGGCGTCACCGGCCTGGCCCAGATCAATGGCCGCAGCGCCTTGACTTTGACCGAGACCTTAAAGTATGATGTTCAGTACGTGAAGGACTGGTCCCCGGGGTCAGATATTAAGATTCTCTGGAAAACTATTTTTGTCGTGCTCCTGGGGAAAGATGCGTATTAAAATAAGCCAAGGGCTCACCTCACTTATGAGTTGATCTCTTGGCTATTTTCTGAGAGGTATCCAACATATAAGCAGAAATTATCTTCATTTGTAAATCAAGAGAAAGCTAAGGAAATTTTGGATAAATCGAAGGGGGTATTTGAGTGGTTAAAATCCCTGAGTCAGTACAAGATATAATAGAAAGCTATGTACAGAAGATCGGAAAACAGATTCCTATAGAAAAAGCAATACTATTTGGCTCATATGCAAAGGGAAATTATGACGATGAAAGCGATATTGATATTGCTATATTTTCAGACTACTTTGTCAATCTTGAAGGCATAGATGCATTTAAGCTCCTATTCATGCCGACACTTAGTTATGATAAAGATCTACAACCCCTTGCATTCACAATGAATGATTATAAAGGTTCCTTAGGTGTGGTAGAAGAAATAATCAAAACAGGTATCGAAATCCCATTAACTTAATTCTTGAGCACTTCAACTCCTTTCCATAAATCAAGGGATCACCTCGCTTCATGAGATGATCCCTTGATTTTTTAACTATATTACTCTTCCGGAAGCAATTCTTCCTCAGGAACCTCCCGCAAATCTTTGGCCGGGAAGCCTTTGACCACACGCTTGGCCTCGGTATCCCTGGTCACCAATGCTCCTGCTGCCACAAAGGTCTCAGGGGCGACCCTGATTCCCGGCAGAAGAATGGCGCCGCCGCCGATCCGGGCCCCCCGGCAGATGGTCGGGCCTTTGATGGCTTTAAAGCGCTTTTCTGTTCTGCCCATATAGTTGTCGTTGGTGGTGGCCACCATGGGAGCGATGAAAACCCGCTCCTCCAGTTCCATATAAGCGGTTATGTAAGAACCGGTCTGGATCTTGGTATAATCTCCGATACGGGTATCGTTTTCCACTGCCGCACCGCTGCCGATGACTACGTTTTTACCGATAGTGCAGCGTTCGCGAACCAAAGCTCCATCCCCCAGGAAGGCCTGATCTCCGTAAGTGGTCCCGGCATAGAGCACTGCAGAGCAGCCTATGGTGTAACCGTTCCCCATCTTCAGGGGAGGCAAATCCGCTTGGGCCTTCACGGTGCTGGTCGCCGCCGCTTTCGGAAAACGTCCGACGGAAGCGCTGCTCCCGATAAAACCCTCTTCACCCAACTCTGCCCGGGGATAGATCGCGGCATGCTCCCCGATGCGAGTCCCTGCCCCGATGCGTGCTTCG is from Desulfitobacterium chlororespirans DSM 11544 and encodes:
- a CDS encoding N-acetyltransferase; translation: MSDQPIKADQPIKAERPAYQSAPVYIDTTAAIPAGVKVSPFCVIQAHVTLGDQVTLGVGCVIEEGAAIGAGTSLGHHVTVAAGASVGEGCQIAAHVSIGSEARIGAGTRIGEHAAIYPRAELGEEGFIGSSASVGRFPKAAATSTVKAQADLPPLKMGNGYTIGCSAVLYAGTTYGDQAFLGDGALVRERCTIGKNVVIGSGAAVENDTRIGDYTKIQTGSYITAYMELEERVFIAPMVATTNDNYMGRTEKRFKAIKGPTICRGARIGGGAILLPGIRVAPETFVAAGALVTRDTEAKRVVKGFPAKDLREVPEEELLPEE
- a CDS encoding sugar transferase, whose amino-acid sequence is MGFKRLLDLIIAIPLLIFISPLWLFIVAWIKVDSPGPAIFRQQRVGLKGEPFTIYKFRTMVPDADRVMKAKIEQLKKEGKFNADEFVFQEKDDPRITGSGRFLRKTSLDELPQLLNIVNGTMSLVGPRPEVPEIVEQYTPEQRQRLNMPPGVTGLAQINGRSALTLTETLKYDVQYVKDWSPGSDIKILWKTIFVVLLGKDAY
- a CDS encoding flippase translates to MDTRLLAKNATALGISSILAKSIAAVLGILVTRYLGPESYGDYSTAYAYVGTFILFAELGISQLMVQEGAKDPAVLPRYFGNTLLLKTLLCVLCYLAMLVFMFPAGYNETVRLMIVFVGVAVCFNAINQSIYNYYQAVQKIYLSASFQFLTTLLIALFTIIVLVAGLGVVSITFAHLFSYIIITILLYLALRKEIKPRTDLPHLAGMVWNGLPFGVHRIFYYLFTQFSILILSLTVSNVEVGIFSAAYKLVLILIFIPSLMTSALYPILYQLGDTDRSQHQNVIEKVFKVLSAVGIAGSMLMFVLAGPLMEWLYDGKFNEAIPIFMIVAWLLALECMSFSLGDILTTTGRQMQRTLVQGLALLLLTVLTYALNPVMGIYGAAYAVIIAEVFIFFAYYYMIRKNVYKIRIWRQLPGTLISSLLMAGTAWLLIGFHPLLSASLAGIVFCLAIAILDKDFRRIGVYILKRVTGGR
- a CDS encoding O-antigen ligase family protein translates to MIQWTVLLLTLLALGILIVKKPLWLIPLLGAAVALEISSTWYPDLGILEKVLGEVSLTRFTSISIVLAACLRVFFEVEIRARLIAFFKDPVTLILLLYIAYGALSLVYSADMGNTVKEILRLLVLFAVFLSIALLLDQDSILLPFHGIHLAALALLPLALYEGISGNLIWQGENLLKEHTLRVNATFVDPNIYARFLILGIVANFVIQIFTHNRRIKLIYWACLPLLLIQLLLTGSRGGILTLGMVLVLALFFLPNKKNTLYFLGACALGAVVLLLIRPEIWERMLLFTQDLEVSSPQRLYLWQAGIAIFTDHPWLGTGLGSFQTVFLQDYIHLKNIPDGATLSHTTILTIASELGVLGLLVLTALWVAILGRLYTLYNLNRAHLSVFSETNEKYSVAAGYFLWAMTVFISSQGEGRFFEDPVLWLSCAGLVFLRLRQESYRYSVSE
- a CDS encoding nucleotidyltransferase domain-containing protein, which gives rise to MVKIPESVQDIIESYVQKIGKQIPIEKAILFGSYAKGNYDDESDIDIAIFSDYFVNLEGIDAFKLLFMPTLSYDKDLQPLAFTMNDYKGSLGVVEEIIKTGIEIPLT
- a CDS encoding glycosyltransferase family 4 protein — translated: MRILLLTQYFPPEKGAAQVRLWELAKGLHHQGHEVTVVTAFPNHPTGIIPEEYQGKRFMQEEMAGVKVLRTWIYPVKRGRFWLRLLNYFSFVFSSLYGIARSGQHDLIIVESPPLFIGFSAIFASWLKKAPYIFNVSDLWPESAVQLGLVTNKTIIRATEWLEGYFYKKAYKLSAQTQGIVTGLKRKNVPPEDILFLPNGVDTELFQPRPKDRDLEESLGLAGKTVILYAGTMGYAHGIETALETADILRNDEELFFLFVGDGSERPRLEEIAREKKLPNVRFIDFQPLEVIPRYYSLSSINLSTLRRYKLSEGVRPSKVFPALASGQPLIYVGEGEGAEIVKESGGGVVLEPENPELLARTILELKRDPEGCRAMAEQGRAYVIEHYSWNSLIRNWLKQLDSSKEAY